DNA from Mycobacteriales bacterium:
GACACCCGCCAACACCGTCACCGCCAGCACCCCTAGCACCACGGGCACGACAAGCGCGCCCCGTTTCATGCGGATTCCTGTGCGGCTGTGCATCTCAAACGTCTCCCCCAGTTCGGCCAACCTACCAAGTCACGGCGCATGGCGGGCGGTGATGGAAAGCTCGTGTGGGTCCGCCACAATGAGCGCCGTGGGAGTGCCGCCGTCGCTGTGTCGCCGCTTCGGGCGCCGCGACTGGCACGCAATCGGCCACGGGATGTCGGGCGCGGAGGTCTGGCGGTTCGGCGGTGAACCGGGCTTCTACCTGAAGATCGTCTCCCGCGCCGATCCGATCGCCGTCCGCGAGCTCGCCGACGAGGCCGACCGCGCCGGCTGGCTCCGTGCGCAGGGATTCCCCGCTGCCGACGTGATCGAGTTCGACGGCGTCGCCGACCGGTGTTGGCTCCTCACCAGGACGTTGGCCGGTCGTCCGGTATCGGCGCACTGGGCCGAAACCGAACGGGATCGGGCGATCGACGCCTTCGCCGATGTTGCTCGCGCCTTGCACGGGCTGCCGGTCGGGTCGTGCCCGTTCGACCGCAGCCTGGCCGTGACACTCCCCCTTGCCCGCTCGGCGGTCGAAAGCGACGCGGTCGACCTCCAGAGGCTGGATCCCGAGCGTCAGGGCCGGACCGGCCACCAGATGCTCGCATCTCTCGACGCCGCGATCCCGGATCAGAAGGAGGATCTGGTCGTCTGCCACGGCGACCTGTGCCTGCCCAACGTCCTGCTCGACCCCGTCGACATGACGGTCACCGGGCTGGTCGACGTGGGTCGTCTGGGTTCAGCCGACCGGTATCTGGACCTTGCCCTCGCCACCCGAAGCATCGCCTCGGAAAGTCTGAACCCGCAGTTCGGCGACCGCCATGTGCGGCGTTTTCTCAGTCGTTACGGCGAAATCGAACCGGATCCGGCACGTATCGACTTCTACCGTCTGCTCGACGAGTTCTTCTAGAAAGCGAGACGAATCGCGTACGTCGACTGGACCTGGTCACTCACCCGGGAGTTCGGCCCGCTCGGCGCAGACGACGAGGAAGTTCGGTAGCTCGATGTATGCCTCGACTCCAGGTGCGGCCTCGTCCGCGACGGCGGGGTCGAGGCCGGGCTCGGCAATCTCCCGGATCCGGCATCCGAGCCCGGCGAGTTCGTTGAGGTAGGCCGACAGCGGCCGGTGGAAGTCGGCCGCGTAGGTCGCGGGAATCTCGTACTCCTGCAGATATCGATCGGTGCGGTAGACGCCGTGCTCGCGCCAGGTGGTCCAGAGCTGCTCGAAGCACGGGTGGTTGATCGAGAACACGAAGACCCCGCCCACGTCGAGCGCCGAGACACAGGCGCGCATGGCCGCCCGCCAGTCCGGAATCGCCGACAGCACGACGTTGGCCACGACCACGTCGAACGTCCCGAGAGCTGGCGGCGCGGAGAGGTCCGCCTCGACGTACTCGATGCCCAGCGGATCCGCGACCTCGAGATCCATGGCGTAGTCCAGGAGTGACCGGCCCGGTTCGAGACCGACGACCTTCGCTCCCCTGGCGGCCAGCAGCCGGCACAGGTATCCCTGGCCGCTGCCCGCGTCGAGCACCCGACGCCCCGATACGTCGCCGAGCATGCGCCACAGCACGGGGTTGAGCAGATGCTGCCGGCAGAAGTCGCCCTCCGGCCCGAACTGTTCGTGCGCCGATCGCGGGATCGCCCCCCAGCGCCGGATGCCTGCCTCGCTCGGCTCGGTCACAACACGCACCCTCCACGTCGGGCGCCCAGTATGCGACAGGCGATATGGCCCTGACACGATCGGCCGATGATCGATACCGAGCTGGCCGGGCGGGTCGCGTTGGTGACCGGGGCGAACAGTCCGCTGGGAATCGGCGCGGCGGTCGCGCGCGCCCTGGCGGCACAGGGCGTCCAGGTGGCCCTGGCGTTCCTCCCCCGGGCGTCGGACACGACCGTCGACGACCACCCGGCACCGGGCCCGGCCCGCTACGACGCCGCCAACTCCGCCGACGGTCGTCAGGTGCGCGACGAGATCGTTAGTGCGGGCGGGGTCGCGGAGCTGCTGCCGGTGGACCTCGCGGATCCGCACGCCTGCGTCGACATCTTCGACCGCGCCGCCGACTCGCTCGGCTCGGTTGAGATCCTCGTCAACAATGCGGCGTACTGCCGGCCGGACACCTTCATCCCGGCCGGCGGCACACGGTTCCACAGCGAGATGACCCCGATCACCGGCGAGACGATCGATGCCCATCTCGCCGTCAACACCCGTGCACCGGCGTTGCTGATGGCGGAGTTCCATCGCCGGCACCTCGCGCGGGCCGCGACCTGGGGCCGGGTGCTCAACATCAGCACCGACGGCGCCGACGCCTTCCCGTCCGAGGTGTCCTACGGCGCG
Protein-coding regions in this window:
- a CDS encoding APH(3') family aminoglycoside O-phosphotransferase, encoding MGVPPSLCRRFGRRDWHAIGHGMSGAEVWRFGGEPGFYLKIVSRADPIAVRELADEADRAGWLRAQGFPAADVIEFDGVADRCWLLTRTLAGRPVSAHWAETERDRAIDAFADVARALHGLPVGSCPFDRSLAVTLPLARSAVESDAVDLQRLDPERQGRTGHQMLASLDAAIPDQKEDLVVCHGDLCLPNVLLDPVDMTVTGLVDVGRLGSADRYLDLALATRSIASESLNPQFGDRHVRRFLSRYGEIEPDPARIDFYRLLDEFF
- a CDS encoding methyltransferase domain-containing protein: MTEPSEAGIRRWGAIPRSAHEQFGPEGDFCRQHLLNPVLWRMLGDVSGRRVLDAGSGQGYLCRLLAARGAKVVGLEPGRSLLDYAMDLEVADPLGIEYVEADLSAPPALGTFDVVVANVVLSAIPDWRAAMRACVSALDVGGVFVFSINHPCFEQLWTTWREHGVYRTDRYLQEYEIPATYAADFHRPLSAYLNELAGLGCRIREIAEPGLDPAVADEAAPGVEAYIELPNFLVVCAERAELPGE
- a CDS encoding SDR family oxidoreductase, yielding MIDTELAGRVALVTGANSPLGIGAAVARALAAQGVQVALAFLPRASDTTVDDHPAPGPARYDAANSADGRQVRDEIVSAGGVAELLPVDLADPHACVDIFDRAADSLGSVEILVNNAAYCRPDTFIPAGGTRFHSEMTPITGETIDAHLAVNTRAPALLMAEFHRRHLARAATWGRVLNISTDGADAFPSEVSYGASKSALESLTRSAAHELGPAGITANIISPGPIQTGWIADDMLADIDRDTPLGRVGKPEDVADVAVFLTSAQARWITGQTIYVGGGHRMV